The DNA sequence GCATCTTCTCCTATATATTGTGGTGGCATAGCCATTGTATCTGTATATATTTTCCAATTAGGATCATTTAAATTAAATCCATTTTCTGTATTTATTAAATCCATATTAGCTTGCCATAAACTCTCTATTGTTCCTACATCTCTCCAATATCCATCAAACTGATAAGAAATCATTTTCAAATTATCTTCTAACATCTTTGGAATTAAATTTTTACCAAAGTCTAAATACATCTTCTCAGATTCAAAATATTTTTTTATCTTTTTCCAATTAAAAATATATATCCCCATAGATGCTAAGTTGCTTTTTGGATTCTTAGGTTTTTCTTCAAATTCATATATAAAACTGTTTTTATTAGTATTCATTATTCCAAATCTACTTGCTTCATTCCAATCAACTTCCATTACAGCAATTGTTACGTCTGCATCTTTAGCTTTATGAAACTCTAGCATATCGCTGTAATCCATTTTATATATATGATCTCCTGATAATATAAGTATATATTCAGGATCATAACTATCTATATAGTTCATATTTTGGTAAATAGCATCTGCAGTTCCCTTATACCAGTTACCTTCTTTTTCATTCATATATGGTTGTAATATTGATAATCCTCCATTTCTTCTATTTAAATCCCAATTGCTTCCTATACCTATATGAGAATTTAATAATAAAGGTCTATACTGAGTCAAAACCCCAACGGTATCTATTCCTGAATTGGAACAATTGCTTAAAACAAAATCTATTATTCTATATTTTCCTCCAAACGAAACTGCTGGTTTTGCTATATTTTTTGTAAATACTCCCAATCTAGAACCTTGTCCCCCTGCTAAGATCATTGCTATCATTTCTTTTTTCATCATTTATTACTACTCCCCCATAATTTTTAAATAAAATTTTAATCATTTAAACTTAAATTTATACCCTTTATGAAAGTTGCTCCTAATGGTGGAACTTTTATATTTATAGAGTATTGCTTATTATGCCAATTTATATCTTCTGATTCTAAAACTTGCTCTTGCATAGTCTGACCAGATCCATAATACTTTTCATTATCGCTATTAAATACCTCTGTATACAATCCCCTATACGGAACTCCTATACGGTATTCGCTATACACTACAGGTGTAAAGTTTAAAACTGCTATTATGAAATCTTCCTTTTTCTTTCCTTTTCTCATTATTACTATTACACTTTGATTTATATTGTGTGGATCTATAAAGTCAAACCCTGAATGATGATTATCTATCTCATACATAGATTTTTCATCTTTATAAAGATGATTTAAATCTTTTACATAATTTTTCATTTTTAAATTTTGTTCATTAGCTAATAAAGTCCACTCTAATCCATACTCAAATCTCCATTCTAAATCTTGAGCAAACTCACTGCCCATAAATAAAAGTTTCTTACCTGGATGAATCATCATATACGCATACAACAATCTTAAATTAGCAAATTTCTGCCATTCATCTCCTGGCATTTTATTTAGTAAAGATTTTTTGCCATGAACTACTTCATCATGTGATAATGGTATTATGAAATTTTCAGAAAATGCATACATAAATGAAAAAGTTATAAGTTCGTGATGGTATTTACGATAAATTGGATCCATTTCCATATATTTTAAAGTATCATTCATCCATCCCATATTCCATTTATTATCAAATGCTAATCCCCCTTTATAAGCCGGACCTGTAACCATTTGCCATGAGGTAGATTCTTCAGCTATTATAATAGGATTTTTAACTTCTTTATGTAAAATTTCATTAAACATCCTTAAAAATTCTATTGCTTCTATGTTTTCTCTTCCTCCGTATTTATTAGGTTTCCAATGCCCTATGTCATAATCTAAGTAAAGCATGCTCGATACAGCATCCATCCTAATACCATCAACATGGAATCTCTCCATCCAAAAAATTGCATTTGATATTAAAAAACTTTGTATCTCCGGTTTTCCTAAGTCAAAATGCGCAGTACCCCAACCTAAGTTCTCAGCCTTTGTTTCATCTTCATATTCAAATTGATTTGTTCCATCAAACTTATATAATCCATGATCATCTTTACAAAAATGACTATATGCAAAATCAAATATAACACCTATTTTTTTTTGATGACATTTATCAATAAATCTCATTAGTTGCTCCGGATTTCCATATCTACTAGTAGCACTATAATATCCTACAGTTTGATATCCCCATGACATATCTAGGGGATGTTCTGTAACCGGAAGTAATTCTATATGTGTATATCCCATATCTTCAACATAATCTATTAACTCATCTAATTCTTCATACGTAAAAAATTCTCCATCCCACTTTCTTTTCCACGAACCTAAGTGAACTTCATATATATTCATAGGTCTATCAATATATGAATACTTTTCTTTTTTCTCTATCCAAATATCATCATTCCATTTATAGTTTTTTAAATTATATACAATAGATGCTGTATTTGGTCTTTTTTCTGATAAAAATGCATATGGGTCTGATTTTAATTTACCTTTTCCACTTTTACTTTCTATATAAAATTTATAGCTTTCTCCATATTCCATATTAGGTATAAATATATTCCATATTCCACTACCTTCAATCTCATTCATAATATTTAAGCTCTCATCCCAATTGTTAAATTCCCCTACTAAGCTAACTTTTTTAGCATTAGGAGCCCAAACTAAAAAAGTAATCCCTGTTATACCTTCCTTTTCCACTTTATGCGCTCCCATGAAACTATAACTTCTAAAACTTTTCCCCTCTTTAAATAAATTTATATTGTAGCTATTTATAACATCTTCATATTTTCTCAATATAAAATCCCCCATAATAATCTATATCTTTAGTACTATCTTATCGAACTTTTTAAACATATATTTTTAATTATATATTAATTTATACTTTAATATTTGAAGTATTCATCTAAAAATTTAGACTTAAATTTAGTTATTTTTTTAAACTAAGATACATTCTCTCAATAAACTACAAAGTTCAAATTTTTTTGTCGATAAAATATAATCCAAACATAAAAAAAGTTAGAAGATTTAAATCTTCTAACTCATTTTTATTGTCCAATTTTTAAATTTGGAACCGCATTTAAACTCATATCATCTCTTCTTCCATTGATAAAACTATAATATCCTGCACATCCAATCATAGCTGCATTGTCTGTACATAAAATAGGAGATGGATACTTAACTTTTATATTTTGTTTTTCACCCATAACTGTTAGCTTCTCTCTAAGAGCTGAGTTTGATGCAACTCCTCCAGCTAAGGCAATAGTATCATATCCTTTTTCTTTTGCTGCCTTTATAGCTTTTTTAGATAAAACTTCTACTACAGCCTCTTGGAAAGATGCTGCTACATCTTCTACTATTATCTCTTCCTTTTTCATTTTTTTAGCATTTAAATAATTTAAAACGGCTGACTTTAAACCACTAAAACTAAAGTCATATCCTTCATCCATACATGCTCTTGGAAAATCTATAGCTTTTTTATTACCACTTTTAGCTAATCTATCAATTATTGGGCCACCTGGATATCCTAAGCCCATAGCTCTTGCTATTTTATCAAAAGCTTCTCCAGATGCATCATCCTTAGTCTTTCCTAAAATTTCATATTTACCATAATCTTTGACCTCTACTAAGTGAGTATGTCCTCCTGAAACTATTAATGTTATAAATGGGGGTTTTAAATTTTTATCTTGTATATAGTTAGCACTTACATGACCTTCTATATGATTTACACCTACTAATGGTATATCTAAAGTATATGCTAATGCTTTAGCATAAGATAACCCCACTAAAACAGCCCCTACTAATCCAGGTCCATAAGTTACTGCTATATGGTCAATATCATCAAATGTTACTTTTGCTTCATCAAGAGCTTGTTGAACAACCATAGGTATATTTTCTATATGTTTTCTAGATGCAACCTCTGGTACAACTCCACCAAATTTTTTATGTAATTCAATTTGAGTTGATATTATATTACTTAAAACTTCTCTTCCATTTTTAAGAACCGCACATGCTGTTTCATCACAGCTAGATTCTATAGCTAATGTTATTATATCCTTCATTACTACACCTCTTTTAATTGGCTCCACATTATCATCGCATCTTCTTTATTGTCACTGTAATATTCTTTTCTTATTCCAGCTAATTTAAATCCATATTTTTTATATAAGTTTTGAGCTATTAAGTTAGAAACTCTTACCTCCAAAGTCATAGCAAATATATGATTTTCTTTACACTTTTCAACAAGATGCTTTATAAGTTTATCGCCTATCTTTTGTCCTCTATAATCACTATGTACTGCTACATTTGTTATATGTCCTTCACCAGCTATGAACCATATCCCTACATAGCCAACAATCTTTTTATCTATTTGTGCCACTAAATATCTAGCAACATCATTTTTCATTTCTTTTTCAAATTCAGGCTTAGACCAATAATGTTCAAAGCAATTTTTCTCTACTTGAAAAACTCCTTCTACATCATCTATAGTCATATCCCTTATTATTAAATTGCTATTTATCATTTTCTAACCTCTTCATTTTTTCTTCATATTGAACTTCTGCTTGAGATTTTCTTATATACATTGGATTCACAGTATAGCAATTATATACATCCTTATCATTATTGTATTTTATAGCTCCTATCGCACATAGGCTACTTGCTTTACTAACATTGTTAGATACTGATGCTACATGAATATTTTTAATTGGCTCAAGCTTTTCTTTATATAAAATTGTAGCTTCTCCAACTAAAATAAAATCTTCATTTTTATTAGACAATTCTTCTATTAACGCTTCTATTTCAATAACTTTTATATCTTCTATTGTTTTAAATTCTCCATTTTCAAATTTATACTTACCTGTATAAACTTGATTTCTTTGAGCATCTAAAATAGGACATATTATTTTATCACATAAATTCATATTAAATGCTAAAGATTCTAGAGAATTGACAGCTATTATTGGCAAGTTTCTAACTTGAGCTATTGCTTTTGCTGT is a window from the Paraclostridium sordellii genome containing:
- the rimI gene encoding ribosomal protein S18-alanine N-acetyltransferase, with translation MINSNLIIRDMTIDDVEGVFQVEKNCFEHYWSKPEFEKEMKNDVARYLVAQIDKKIVGYVGIWFIAGEGHITNVAVHSDYRGQKIGDKLIKHLVEKCKENHIFAMTLEVRVSNLIAQNLYKKYGFKLAGIRKEYYSDNKEDAMIMWSQLKEV
- the glgB gene encoding 1,4-alpha-glucan branching protein GlgB — protein: MRKYEDVINSYNINLFKEGKSFRSYSFMGAHKVEKEGITGITFLVWAPNAKKVSLVGEFNNWDESLNIMNEIEGSGIWNIFIPNMEYGESYKFYIESKSGKGKLKSDPYAFLSEKRPNTASIVYNLKNYKWNDDIWIEKKEKYSYIDRPMNIYEVHLGSWKRKWDGEFFTYEELDELIDYVEDMGYTHIELLPVTEHPLDMSWGYQTVGYYSATSRYGNPEQLMRFIDKCHQKKIGVIFDFAYSHFCKDDHGLYKFDGTNQFEYEDETKAENLGWGTAHFDLGKPEIQSFLISNAIFWMERFHVDGIRMDAVSSMLYLDYDIGHWKPNKYGGRENIEAIEFLRMFNEILHKEVKNPIIIAEESTSWQMVTGPAYKGGLAFDNKWNMGWMNDTLKYMEMDPIYRKYHHELITFSFMYAFSENFIIPLSHDEVVHGKKSLLNKMPGDEWQKFANLRLLYAYMMIHPGKKLLFMGSEFAQDLEWRFEYGLEWTLLANEQNLKMKNYVKDLNHLYKDEKSMYEIDNHHSGFDFIDPHNINQSVIVIMRKGKKKEDFIIAVLNFTPVVYSEYRIGVPYRGLYTEVFNSDNEKYYGSGQTMQEQVLESEDINWHNKQYSINIKVPPLGATFIKGINLSLND
- the tsaD gene encoding tRNA (adenosine(37)-N6)-threonylcarbamoyltransferase complex transferase subunit TsaD; translation: MKDIITLAIESSCDETACAVLKNGREVLSNIISTQIELHKKFGGVVPEVASRKHIENIPMVVQQALDEAKVTFDDIDHIAVTYGPGLVGAVLVGLSYAKALAYTLDIPLVGVNHIEGHVSANYIQDKNLKPPFITLIVSGGHTHLVEVKDYGKYEILGKTKDDASGEAFDKIARAMGLGYPGGPIIDRLAKSGNKKAIDFPRACMDEGYDFSFSGLKSAVLNYLNAKKMKKEEIIVEDVAASFQEAVVEVLSKKAIKAAKEKGYDTIALAGGVASNSALREKLTVMGEKQNIKVKYPSPILCTDNAAMIGCAGYYSFINGRRDDMSLNAVPNLKIGQ
- a CDS encoding glucose-1-phosphate adenylyltransferase, which codes for MKKEMIAMILAGGQGSRLGVFTKNIAKPAVSFGGKYRIIDFVLSNCSNSGIDTVGVLTQYRPLLLNSHIGIGSNWDLNRRNGGLSILQPYMNEKEGNWYKGTADAIYQNMNYIDSYDPEYILILSGDHIYKMDYSDMLEFHKAKDADVTIAVMEVDWNEASRFGIMNTNKNSFIYEFEEKPKNPKSNLASMGIYIFNWKKIKKYFESEKMYLDFGKNLIPKMLEDNLKMISYQFDGYWRDVGTIESLWQANMDLINTENGFNLNDPNWKIYTDTMAMPPQYIGEDANIKNSILVDGCRVFGSVENTVLSHGVTVGEGSIIKDSVIMSNAKIGKNVVIEKAMIGEGAIIEDNCYIHKDDGSISVVSEFEVIAMELV
- the tsaB gene encoding tRNA (adenosine(37)-N6)-threonylcarbamoyltransferase complex dimerization subunit type 1 TsaB, translated to MKILGIDTSTHSTSVCIIEDEKLICEYTVNTKKTHSQKLMVMIESMIKESDLNIKDIDSIAICIGPGSFTGLRISMATAKAIAQVRNLPIIAVNSLESLAFNMNLCDKIICPILDAQRNQVYTGKYKFENGEFKTIEDIKVIEIEALIEELSNKNEDFILVGEATILYKEKLEPIKNIHVASVSNNVSKASSLCAIGAIKYNNDKDVYNCYTVNPMYIRKSQAEVQYEEKMKRLENDK